The Sphingobacterium lactis sequence GGACTATAATAACAGCGAAAAATGAAAAATACTTTTAAAAATATATATCGATTTTCCAAAGTTGCCCTGGCAATAGCTTTACTGGCAGCGTCGACCTCCTGTGGCAAGGACTTTTTGGACAGAAATTCGGAATTGGATATTCCGGAAGAGCAGATCAGTGCGGAGGCATTGCGTGTAGAGGGTCAGGTTAATGGTCTGTATGCGTCATTGAAAAATGGTGCGCTCTACGGCGGACGGTACTTGATCTATAACGACATCCGTGGGGAAGAATTCCTGAATAGGGGTGGAAACAACGTTACGGGATATTCCGTGTACCAGTTTTCGAACGATCCATCAGATAGTTATGTTGCCGGTTTCTGGATTCAGGCCTACGTGACCATCAACCGTGTGAATATTTTCCTGGATAATATCAGTAAAGTATCAGATGATATCGTTCCAGCGGAGAAGAAAGCGCAATACATTTCGGAGGCGAAATTCATCCGTGCAATTTCCTATTATACGTTGGTCCAATTGTTCGCCAAGCCTTATGCTGCCGATAACGGTGCATCCCAAGGCGTGCCGTTACGCTTGACACCTGAAAAATCGGTGGACAACAATGCCGCACAGCGAGCAACCGTAAAGGCTATTTATGACCAGATCCTGAAGGATTTGAACGAGGCCGAGCCAACTGCAGTGGCAAATTATGGGGATGCCTACAGAAGAGGTACGCGCGTGCACAAAAATACAGTGATCGCGTTGAAGACCAGGGTTTACCTGGCCATGAAGAATTTCCCGAAAGTAATCGAGGAAGCGAATAAAATCGTATCCCCAAATGCACCATTTACTGCAACTTCAGGTGTGCCGCACAAATTATTGGAAAAGATAGAGTCGGTTTTCGCGGATAAGACCAGTGATGAGCGGATTTTGAGTTTCCCTTTTGAATTGACGAATATCCCAGGTACACAGAACCAACTTTCCTACTATTACAACATGGGAAATATTGAGTACTACCTGAATAAAGGCACGACCGGTATTTATGCGAATCCAAACTGGCCAGAAACGGATGCGCGAAAATCTGCATTAACAGGTGTAGCTTCAGGGTTTACCATCCTTAAGAAATATACGGACGTAGGTACGTATCTGGATTGGGTGCCGGCCATCCGCTATGCGGAAGTGTTGTTGAACCTAGCAGAAGCGGAAGCAGAGGTTGGAGACCAAGGACGTGCATTGGCCTTATTGAAAGCCATTCGCAATCGTTCCGATGCCGCCTATACGTTCCCTGCTTTTGCAAGCCGTTCGGCATTGGTGGATGCCATTCTCCTGGAAAGAAGGATAGAGCTTCTGGGTGAAGGATTCAGGGCTCCTGACCTTCAGCGTAGAAATTCTCCGATCAATTCCGTAGGGGCAGGACGCCTTGTGCAGCCGAATGATGATCACTATGTGTTCCCAATTCCATTGCGTGAATTGATTGACAATGTGGATATCAATAAGTAATCTCAAATAACCACAAACAAGAAGAGGAGGGCATTGCCCTCCTCTTTATTTTTATCACGTTTTTAAATTATTGTGCATTTAAGAACATGGATTTTTTGTTGTACAATTCTCTGAAGTGTGGGTCGTTCAAATCATCGATGAAACGGATCGCTTCACCTGTTGATTTCATCTCAGGGCCCAACTGCTTGTCTACTTCTGGGAATTTCGAGAAGGAGAATACAGGTTCCTTGATGGCATAACCCTTCAACTTGCGTTCGATAGTGAAGTCGCTAAGTTTGTTCTCGCCCAGCATGACTTTCGTTGCGATATTGATGTACGGTACGTCGTATGCTTTCGCGATGAAAGGAACGGTACGTGACGCACGTGGGTTGGCTTCGATTACATAGACGTTCTCATCTTTGATCGCGAATTGGATGTTCAGTAGTCCCCTTACATTCAATGCTTTCGCCAATTTTACCGTATATTCTTCCATTTTGTTCTGAACATTTTCAGAAAGACTGAATGGAGGCAATACAGCTGAGGAGTCACCTGAGTGAATACCCGCAGGCTCAATGTGCTCCATCATACCGATGATGTGTACATCCTCGCCATCACAGATGGAATCCGACTCGGCTTCTTCCGCTCTGTCCAAGAAGTGGTCGATCAGGATGTGGTTACCCGGTAGGTTCTTCAATAGGTTCACTACCGCTTTCTCCAAGTCCTCATCATTGATCACGATACTCATGCCTTGTCCACCCAATACGTAGGAAGGACGAACCAATACCGGATATCCAACCTCATTAGCTACCTGGATCGCTTCTTCAGCAGAAGTTGCTACGCCATATTTCGGATAAGGAATATCCAAATCTTTCAATAGATCGGAGAAGCTTCCGCGATCTTCCGCCAAGTCCATGTTGCTGAAGTTGGTACCGATGATCTTCACACCGATCTCTTCCAGCTTTTCAGCCATCTTCAATGCTGTCTGACCACCTAATTGAACAATTACACCTACTGGTTTTTCCAATTCGATGATCTCGCGAACATGCTCCCAGAATACCGGCTCGAAGTATAGTTTATCCGCCATGTTGAAGTCTGTAGAAACCGTCTCCGGGTTACAGTTCACCATGATCGCTTCGTAACCACATTCTTTTGCGGCCAATAGGCCGTGCACACAGGAGTAGTCGAATTCGATACCTTGACCGATACGGTTCGGGCCTGATCCCAATACGATGATTTTCTTGCGGTCTGAAGATACGGATTCGTTCTCGTCCTCAAAGGTCGAGTAGTAATATGGTGTATGCGCCGGGAATTCAGCAGCACACGTGTCAACCATTTTGTAAACACGTTGAATGCCTAATTCCTTACGTCTTGCATATACTTCATCTTCTGTTGTGTTGCCCAATAACCAAGCGATCTGTACATCGGAGTAACCTTTTTGCTTCAAGGTCATGAAGAAATCGCGAGGGATATTGTTCAATTGGTATCTGCGCAATTCGCCTTCCAATTGTACCAATTCCTGGATCTGCACCAAGAACCATTTGTCGATCAAGGTAGCCTTGCGGATGGATTCCAAAGGAACACCAAGCTCGAATGCATCCTTGATGTGGAACAAGCGGTCTGCACTTGGGTGCTCCAAGCTGTGCATGATCTCTTCCAAGTTTCTGGATTGGCGACCGTCAGCACCTAATCCGGCGCGTCCTGTCTCCAGGGATTGAGCTGCTTTCTGTAAAGCCTCGATGAATGTACGGCCAATCGCCATCACTTCACCTACAGCTTTCATCTGCAAGCCTAATTCTTTATTTGCACCTTTGAACTTGTCGAAGTTGAAACGTGGAACCTTAACGATTACGTAGTCTAAAGTCGGTTCAAAGTATGCTGATGTATTTTTAGTGATCTGGTTCTGTAGTTCGTCCAAGTTGTAACCGATCGCCAATTTTGCAGCGATCTTTGCAATTGGGTACCCTGTCGCTTTGGAAGCTAGGGCTGAGGAGCGGGATACACGTGGGTTGATCTCGATCGCAATGATTTCTTCGTTTTCCGGATTAACGGAGAACTGCACGTTACATCCACCTGCAAAGTTACCGATCGAGCGCATCATTTTGATGGCTTGATTACGCATGTCTTGGTAACATTTGTCCGATAGGGTCATTCCCGGTGCTACTGTAATGGAATCGCCGGTATGGATACCCATAGGGTCGAAGTTTTCGATCGTACAGATAATGATTACGTTATCGTTGGTGTCGCGAAGCAATTCAAGCTCGAATTCTTTCCAGCCCAATACCGCTTGTTCTACCAATACCTCGTGGGTAGGGGATGCGTGTAGACCTCTGTTCAGGGCCGCATCAAAATCTTCCTTCTTGTGCACGAAACCACCTCCGGTTCCAGCAAGTGTATAAGAAGGGCGGATTACCAAAGGGAATCCGATAATCTGTGCAGCTTCTTTACCTTCCAAAAAGGAGTTTGCAATCTTGGAAGTTGCTACACCCACGCCGATGTCCACCATCAGTTGGCGGAACTCTTCGCGGTTTTCAGTCTTTTCGATGGCTGCGACATCCACGCCGATTACCTGTACATTGTATTTGTCCCAGATGCCACGGTTTGAAGCTTCAATACAAAGGTTCAAAGCGGTCTGACCACCCATGGTCGGAAGAACGGCATCAATCTGGCGTTCCTGCAAGATCTGCTCGATACTTTCGCATGTTAAAGGTAGCAAGTAAACATGGTCGGCTACGACATTATCGGTCATGATCGTAGCAGGGTTTGAGTTAATAATGGATACGGAGATTCCTTCTTCTTTCAAGGATAAAGCCGCTTGTGATCCTGAATAATCGAACTCACAGGCCTGACCAATGACAATAGGTCCCGATCCAATGATTAATACCGAATTGATGGAGGTGTTTCTAGGCATTATTTTTTAATTCAAATAGTTAAATACAAATAATTATGCGGACTGCTGCAGACAGGATTGCCTTAATGAGAGGTGATTATTCCGACTGCTTTGTCGGAGTGCAAAGTTACATTTTTATTTTAATAATGAACGAATTATTTCATGGAAAAAAATGTGGTTGAATTCGGAAGAGGGGACCGGTAAACCGAACTTTCCAATCCCCTCACTGATCCTTAATAAATGACGATCTCATCCGCGAATAAGTATCCCTTCATGGGATTGGTTGCCTTAATGCGGATATAGCGTGCCATGACGGGTTTGTTGGGCTTGACAGTGAACACCTGAAATTTCAATGCCGGATCGGTCGTGCCAACTTGGTTGATCACGGTGCCCAAATCCCGATACGTC is a genomic window containing:
- a CDS encoding RagB/SusD family nutrient uptake outer membrane protein; this encodes MKNTFKNIYRFSKVALAIALLAASTSCGKDFLDRNSELDIPEEQISAEALRVEGQVNGLYASLKNGALYGGRYLIYNDIRGEEFLNRGGNNVTGYSVYQFSNDPSDSYVAGFWIQAYVTINRVNIFLDNISKVSDDIVPAEKKAQYISEAKFIRAISYYTLVQLFAKPYAADNGASQGVPLRLTPEKSVDNNAAQRATVKAIYDQILKDLNEAEPTAVANYGDAYRRGTRVHKNTVIALKTRVYLAMKNFPKVIEEANKIVSPNAPFTATSGVPHKLLEKIESVFADKTSDERILSFPFELTNIPGTQNQLSYYYNMGNIEYYLNKGTTGIYANPNWPETDARKSALTGVASGFTILKKYTDVGTYLDWVPAIRYAEVLLNLAEAEAEVGDQGRALALLKAIRNRSDAAYTFPAFASRSALVDAILLERRIELLGEGFRAPDLQRRNSPINSVGAGRLVQPNDDHYVFPIPLRELIDNVDINK
- the carB gene encoding carbamoyl-phosphate synthase large subunit translates to MPRNTSINSVLIIGSGPIVIGQACEFDYSGSQAALSLKEEGISVSIINSNPATIMTDNVVADHVYLLPLTCESIEQILQERQIDAVLPTMGGQTALNLCIEASNRGIWDKYNVQVIGVDVAAIEKTENREEFRQLMVDIGVGVATSKIANSFLEGKEAAQIIGFPLVIRPSYTLAGTGGGFVHKKEDFDAALNRGLHASPTHEVLVEQAVLGWKEFELELLRDTNDNVIIICTIENFDPMGIHTGDSITVAPGMTLSDKCYQDMRNQAIKMMRSIGNFAGGCNVQFSVNPENEEIIAIEINPRVSRSSALASKATGYPIAKIAAKLAIGYNLDELQNQITKNTSAYFEPTLDYVIVKVPRFNFDKFKGANKELGLQMKAVGEVMAIGRTFIEALQKAAQSLETGRAGLGADGRQSRNLEEIMHSLEHPSADRLFHIKDAFELGVPLESIRKATLIDKWFLVQIQELVQLEGELRRYQLNNIPRDFFMTLKQKGYSDVQIAWLLGNTTEDEVYARRKELGIQRVYKMVDTCAAEFPAHTPYYYSTFEDENESVSSDRKKIIVLGSGPNRIGQGIEFDYSCVHGLLAAKECGYEAIMVNCNPETVSTDFNMADKLYFEPVFWEHVREIIELEKPVGVIVQLGGQTALKMAEKLEEIGVKIIGTNFSNMDLAEDRGSFSDLLKDLDIPYPKYGVATSAEEAIQVANEVGYPVLVRPSYVLGGQGMSIVINDEDLEKAVVNLLKNLPGNHILIDHFLDRAEEAESDSICDGEDVHIIGMMEHIEPAGIHSGDSSAVLPPFSLSENVQNKMEEYTVKLAKALNVRGLLNIQFAIKDENVYVIEANPRASRTVPFIAKAYDVPYINIATKVMLGENKLSDFTIERKLKGYAIKEPVFSFSKFPEVDKQLGPEMKSTGEAIRFIDDLNDPHFRELYNKKSMFLNAQ